In Methylocystis echinoides, one genomic interval encodes:
- a CDS encoding GNAT family N-acetyltransferase, producing the protein MVKTAFSIRHARPGDAEEIARVHDASWRDAYRGVIPGVELERMIARRGPRWWHSAIVRGTGLLVLDCDKRIGGYSTYGRNRVPSMPYSGEIFELYLAPEYQGLGLGRRLFGAARRELAEHGYLSTIVWALADNEKALAFYRSLGGQTVRRAEERFGSDMLTRVAFGFVSAPVR; encoded by the coding sequence ATGGTTAAAACCGCTTTCTCCATTCGCCACGCTCGACCCGGCGACGCCGAGGAAATCGCTCGCGTCCACGACGCCTCCTGGCGCGACGCCTATCGTGGCGTCATCCCGGGCGTCGAACTCGAGCGCATGATTGCGCGGCGGGGGCCGAGGTGGTGGCATTCGGCGATCGTGCGCGGCACGGGACTGCTGGTCCTCGACTGTGACAAGCGGATCGGCGGCTATTCGACCTATGGGCGCAATCGCGTGCCGTCCATGCCCTATTCGGGCGAGATTTTCGAACTTTATCTTGCGCCCGAATATCAGGGCCTCGGCCTGGGCCGCCGATTATTCGGCGCCGCGCGGCGTGAACTCGCCGAGCACGGTTATCTGTCGACCATCGTCTGGGCGCTCGCCGACAATGAGAAGGCGCTCGCCTTCTATCGCAGCCTCGGCGGCCAGACCGTGCGGCGGGCGGAGGAGCGCTTCGGCTCCGACATGCTGACCCGCGTCGCCTTCGGCTTCGTCTCGGCGCCCGTGCGGTAA